The Euphorbia lathyris chromosome 3, ddEupLath1.1, whole genome shotgun sequence genome contains a region encoding:
- the LOC136221657 gene encoding large ribosomal subunit protein eL33w-like, protein MVKSRQGENVRLYVRGTILGYKRSKSNQYPNTSLIQIEGVNTKEEVSWYAGKRMAYIYKAKVKKNGSQYRCIWGKVSRPHGNSGVVRAKFKSNLPPRSMGDRVRVFMYPSNI, encoded by the exons ATGGTGAAGAGCCGCCAAGGGGAGAACGTTAGACTCTATGTTCGAGGCACTATACTAGGATACAAGAG GTCAAAGTCGAACCAATATCCAAACACGTCCCTTATTCAGATTGAGGGAGTGAACACGAAGGAGGAGGTATCATGGTATGCTGGTAAGCGAATGGCCTACATCTACAAGGCCAAGGTGAAGAAGAATGGCAGTCAGTATCGTTGCATTTGGGGGAAAGTTTCTAGACCTCACGGTAACAGTGGTGTTGTTCGCGCCAAGTTCAAGTCTAACCTCCCTCCTAGATCTATG ggTGATAGAGTTAGAGTCTTCATGTATCCCAGCAACATTTGA